One window from the genome of Drosophila albomicans strain 15112-1751.03 chromosome 2L, ASM965048v2, whole genome shotgun sequence encodes:
- the LOC117564518 gene encoding uncharacterized protein LOC117564518, translating into MCSIVYDQELQAAPPRHLDAPFFEEVVETALRTARIQLLGIHCSLGSSTGENYCSQIYRVRIKYRWDNNGKKASQQEHQMSVIVKSIPRIESVEFIEDLQVYLKEKITYYEVLPRLELLMQCKRRFGPKLYQCLKLPENTLVFEDLSQLDYVMASREAGLNEEHCRLVMERLAEFHAASMALATLDPQIFEAFGDGMLSPHGLAKDDGLLLRFFSGNAKQLHKVVNSWPGFERIASKIDKYLQQQRAHLVRAQAPLEKEIKVLNHGDLWVNNMLFKYDRVQQPQDVIFIDFQLSIWGSPGIDLNYFFYTSLSLDILKHKRPQLLKVYHNRLKETLLQLDMNVPVPSYEQLLNEVQRRESYGFFAAYGILPTVSQSKAQTADNNLENFKDADFAQRKVEQQFESPRVVETMRYALPHFERAGVFD; encoded by the exons ATGTGCAGTATTGTCTACGATCAGGAGCTTCAGGCAGCTCCACCCCGCCATTTGGATGCCCCCTTCTTCGAGGAGGTAGTGGAGACGGCATTGCGCACAGCTCGCATCCAACTGCTTGGCATCCACTGCAGTCTGGGCAGCAGCACCGGAGAGAACTATTGCAGTCAAATCTACCGGGTGCGCATCAAATACAGATGGGATAATAATGGAAAGAAGGCCTCACAGCAGGAGCATCAAATGTCAGTCATTGTGAAGAGTATTCCACGCATAGAATCGGTGGAGTTCATAGAGGATTTGCAGGTGTACTTAAAGGAAAAGATCACGTATTATGAGGTGCTGCCACGCCTCGAGCTGCTCATGCAGTGCAAGCGACGCTTCGGACCCAA acTTTATCAATGCCTCAAGCTGCCGGAGAACACTTTGGTATTTGAGGATCTCAGTCAGCTGGACTATGTGATGGCCTCACGGGAAGCGGGATTAAATGAGGAACATTGTCGCCTAGTCATGGAACGTTTAGCAGAATTTCATGCGGCTTCCATGGCGCTAGCAACGCTG GACCCGCAAATCTTTGAAGCCTTTGGTGATGGCATGCTCTCACCTCATGGCTTGGCCAAGGATGATGGATTGCTGTTGCGCTTTTTCAGCGGCAATGCCAAACAGCTGCACAAAGTGGTCAACAGCTGGCCAGGATTCGAGCGCATTGCCAGCAAAATAGACAAATATCTGCAGCAACAACGTGCACACTTGGTGCGTGCCCAAGCCCCACTTGAAAAGGAAATTAAAGTGCTCAATCATGGCGATCTGTGGGTGAACAACATGCTCTTCAAATACGATCGAGTTCAACAGCCGCAGGACGTGATCTTCATCGATTTTCAGCTGAGCATTTGGGGCAGTCCAGGCATCGATTTGAATTACTTTTTCTACACTAGTCTCAGCTTGGATATTCTTAAGCACAAGCGACCCCAACTACTGAAAGTCTATCACAATCGACTGAAGGAGACACTGCTTCAGCTGGACATGAATGTTCCAGTACCCAGCTATGAGCAGCTTCTCAACGAGGTGCAGCGCAGAGAGAGCTATGGCTTCTTTGCCGCCTATGGCATACTGCCCACAGTTAGTCAAAGCAAGGCGCAAACCGCTGACAACAATTTGGAGAACTTTAAAGACGCCGACTTTGCACAGCGCAAAGTGGAACAACAATTTGAGTCGCCGCGCGTCGTTGAAACAATGCGCTATGCGTTGCCCCATTTTGAGCGTGCTGGtgtttttgattaa
- the LOC117564519 gene encoding uncharacterized protein LOC117564519: MVVVKNEQNISVPEYLNEGFFVDALEKGLRESKVTLHEINFEWGSNPGDNYCSAIYRVLLNFARWADGKELTERENLSLIVKTIPISKETQFLEDVKVFIKEKQTYTDILPRLDILSDGSKFGAKYYHSITKPVQTIVFNDLKVDGFKVASREAGLDWNHASLVLQQLAKFHATSMVLAQKDPEIVRHYHSGMLSEETLLKSDTYDNMFNGLLKGLIQATSKWPGYEKITKDLQRLSDDFRNILVKAAKQQPDDRYVVLNHGDMWTNNFMYAYDDKSKPETPTRAIFVDFQLPFFGSPGCDLNFFLNTSIKLDLNKNRREELIKVYYQAFKEALEYARYEKIPSYEDLLWELRNREIFGMFGLFAFLPMVTIPKELAADSTIENMNNEAFKAKRMEAIFSQQFLIDYLKWALTRADEVGVFNDY, encoded by the exons ATGGTCGTAGTTAAAAATGAGCAAAACATCTCAGTGCCCGAGTACTTGAACGAAGGATTCTTCGTGGATGCCCTAGAGAAGGGGTTGCGGGAATCAAAAGTGACGCTTCATGAGATTAACTTCGAGTGGGGCAGCAACCCGGGAGATAATTACTGCTCAGCTATCTACCGAGTGCTGTTGAACTTTGCTCGCTGGGCTGACGGCAAAGAGTTAACGGAAAGGGAAAACTTATCCTTGATTGTGAAAACTATTCCCATCTCGAAGGAAACTCAGTTCCTCGAGGATGTAAAAGTGTTTATCAAAGAGAAGCAAACCTATACGGACATTTTGCCACGCTTGGATATTCTAAGCGATGGCAGCAAATTTGGCGCCAA ATATTATCATTCTATAACGAAACCCGTGCAAACAATTGTGTTCAATGATCTGAAAGTCGATGGCTTTAAAGTTGCTTCTCGCGAAGCAGGTTTGGATTGGAATCATGCCTCATTGGTTCTCCAGCAGCTGGCCAAATTCCATGCCACCTCCATGGTGCTGGCACAGAAG GATCCGGAAATAGTTAGGCATTATCATAGCGGCATGCTTAGTGAAGAGACCTTGTTGAAGAGCGATACCTATGACAACATGTTCAATGGTTTGCTCAAGGGTCTCATTCAAGCCACTAGTAAATGGCCAGGCTATGAGAAGATTACAAAGGATTTGCAACGCTTGTCGGACGACTTCAGAAACATTTTGGTGAAGGCAGCCAAACAGCAGCCAGATGACCGTTATGTGGTTCTCAATCATGGCGATATGTGGACCAATAACTTTATGTACGCCTATGATGACAAGTCGAAGCCAGAGACTCCAACTCGAGCTATTTTTGTGGACTTTCAACTTCCCTTCTTCGGCAGTCCAGGCTGCGATTTGAACTTCTTCTTGAATACCAGCATCAAGCTGGATCTCAACAAGAATCGTCGTGAGGAACTCATCAAGGTCTATTATCAGGCATTCAAGGAGGCCTTGGAATATGCACGTTACGAGAAGATTCCCAGCTATGAGGATTTACTTTGGGAGCTGAGGAATCGTGAGATTTTTGGAATGTTCGGTTTATTCGCCTTTTTGCCTATGGTGACAATCCCCAAGGAGTTGGCTGCGGACAGTACAATTGAGAATATGAACAACGAGGCTTTCAAAGCTAAGAGAATGGAAGCAATCTTCTCACAACAATTTCTCATCGATTATCTCAAATGGGCGTTGACACGTGCCGATGAAGTGGGCGTTTTTAATGATTACTAA